In Propionimicrobium sp. PCR01-08-3, one DNA window encodes the following:
- a CDS encoding putative RNA methyltransferase has product MPAIDAALGLLICPICSQPMSRVERRLHCPAQHSFDLAKQGYVNLLNRAAPANADSARMADARDRFLSAGYYEPICDAVVRASAGAEAAIAEVGAGTGYYLGAVVSELSPGSHLAMDISVAAMKRAARRGLACVVADTWQRLPIAEGCLDRLLCIFAPRNPAEFHRVLADGGRVIVVTPLSDHLRELRNRFELLGVEDNKLARLDESFDATGLELSSREELRFSITLDPAATTDLISMGPNAFHQHDQNYSESLSTRIAVAVSTYRKRHRE; this is encoded by the coding sequence GTGCCAGCCATTGATGCAGCCCTCGGATTGCTGATCTGCCCGATTTGTAGCCAGCCGATGTCGCGCGTCGAGCGGCGGCTACATTGCCCGGCACAACACAGCTTCGATCTTGCCAAGCAAGGGTATGTGAATCTTCTCAATCGTGCCGCACCAGCCAACGCCGACAGCGCCCGGATGGCCGATGCCCGTGACCGATTCTTGTCCGCCGGATACTACGAGCCGATCTGCGATGCGGTGGTACGAGCGTCCGCCGGTGCCGAGGCCGCAATCGCCGAGGTCGGTGCGGGAACGGGCTACTACCTCGGCGCAGTCGTCTCTGAGCTTTCGCCGGGCAGCCACCTTGCGATGGATATCTCGGTCGCTGCCATGAAACGGGCCGCCAGACGGGGCCTGGCATGTGTGGTGGCCGATACCTGGCAGCGGCTGCCCATCGCCGAGGGTTGTCTTGACCGGCTGTTGTGCATCTTCGCACCGCGGAACCCGGCCGAATTTCATCGCGTGCTCGCCGACGGGGGACGGGTCATCGTGGTGACGCCGTTGTCCGATCATCTGCGTGAGTTGCGGAATCGATTTGAATTGCTGGGGGTCGAGGATAACAAGCTGGCCCGGCTGGACGAATCCTTCGATGCTACCGGACTAGAGCTGTCTTCACGCGAAGAATTACGTTTCTCAATTACCCTCGATCCAGCCGCGACCACAGACCTGATTAGCATGGGACCTAATGCCTTTCATCAACACGACCAAAACTATTCGGAATCGTTATCTACGCGCATAGCGGTAGCGGTCAGCACTTACCGTAAAAGGCATCGTGAATAG
- a CDS encoding NAD-dependent malic enzyme: MSKDFEIVRRDGRDIARIACRGRDVLNSPMINQGTAFTTEQREALGLTGMLPEHVMTLEAQVRRIYQQYSHEPSDLAKYNYLTAMQDRNETLFYRVVTENIEEMLPVIYTPTIGLAIQQYSHWFHKPRGIYLDIDNPDGIQAALEASGKGADDVDLIVVTDSEGILGIGDQGVGGVAITVGKLSVYVAAAGIHPDRVLPIVLDTGTDNLDLLNDPAYLGVRHARVRGERYDAFIERFVSEITGHFPQAMLHWEDFAAGNATRILSRYREDICTFNDDIQGTAGVVVAAVLAAIRNSHTRLADQRIVIHGAGTAGVGIAHLLLDIMVSQGIDRDQAMKQFWGLSSRGLLLEGGKVRDFQAPFARSKEDVKGWKLDRNGRYELADVVRNVQPTILIGTSAQSGAFTEPIVREMAKHVERPIIMPLSNPTSRAEAVPSDLLAWTNGAALIATGSPFKPVELGETTYHIAQANNALIFPGIGLGVICCRASRITDTVIAAASQAVASAVSDRSLGASLLPTMTQLRSISAQVAVAVVEQAQREGLAQRELDNPIQQVYEAMWQPVYPEIEVV; the protein is encoded by the coding sequence GTGTCCAAGGATTTTGAAATTGTCCGCCGCGATGGGCGGGATATTGCACGCATAGCCTGCCGCGGGCGTGACGTCCTCAACAGCCCGATGATCAACCAAGGCACCGCGTTCACCACTGAACAGCGCGAAGCCTTGGGTCTCACCGGCATGCTGCCCGAGCACGTCATGACTCTGGAGGCGCAGGTACGCCGGATCTACCAGCAGTACAGCCATGAACCATCCGATCTGGCGAAGTACAACTATCTGACCGCGATGCAAGATCGCAACGAGACGCTGTTCTATCGGGTGGTCACCGAGAACATCGAGGAGATGCTGCCGGTCATCTATACGCCGACGATCGGCCTGGCCATCCAGCAATACAGCCATTGGTTCCACAAGCCCCGCGGCATCTATCTCGACATCGACAATCCCGACGGCATCCAGGCCGCGCTGGAAGCGTCCGGTAAGGGAGCCGACGATGTCGACCTGATCGTCGTCACCGACTCGGAGGGCATCCTCGGTATCGGTGATCAGGGAGTGGGCGGCGTGGCGATCACGGTCGGCAAGTTGTCGGTCTACGTCGCTGCGGCCGGCATTCACCCCGACCGGGTTCTGCCGATCGTGCTCGATACCGGAACCGACAATCTGGATCTGCTGAACGATCCGGCCTATCTGGGCGTGCGCCACGCCCGGGTTCGAGGAGAACGCTACGACGCCTTCATCGAACGTTTCGTGTCGGAGATCACCGGGCACTTCCCGCAGGCGATGCTGCATTGGGAGGATTTTGCCGCCGGAAACGCAACCAGGATCCTCTCCCGCTACCGCGAAGACATCTGCACCTTCAACGACGACATCCAAGGCACCGCAGGAGTGGTCGTTGCCGCCGTGCTGGCCGCGATCCGCAATTCCCACACCAGGTTGGCCGATCAGCGCATCGTGATCCATGGGGCGGGCACCGCGGGCGTCGGGATCGCGCATCTGCTTCTCGACATCATGGTTTCGCAGGGTATCGACCGCGATCAGGCGATGAAACAGTTCTGGGGTCTGTCGAGCCGAGGTCTGCTGCTCGAGGGCGGCAAGGTTCGTGATTTCCAGGCGCCGTTCGCGCGTTCCAAAGAAGATGTGAAGGGCTGGAAGCTCGACCGCAACGGACGCTACGAGTTGGCCGATGTGGTGCGCAATGTGCAACCCACCATCCTGATCGGCACCTCCGCACAATCCGGCGCGTTCACCGAGCCCATCGTCCGCGAGATGGCCAAGCACGTCGAGCGGCCGATCATCATGCCGTTGTCGAACCCGACCTCCCGCGCCGAGGCCGTGCCCAGCGATCTTCTGGCATGGACGAACGGTGCGGCGTTGATCGCCACCGGCTCACCGTTCAAGCCGGTCGAGTTGGGTGAGACGACCTACCACATCGCCCAGGCGAACAACGCGCTGATCTTTCCGGGCATCGGCCTGGGCGTGATCTGCTGCCGCGCCTCGAGAATCACCGACACCGTCATCGCGGCCGCCTCGCAGGCGGTGGCATCGGCGGTGTCCGATCGCAGCCTCGGAGCCTCCCTGTTGCCGACGATGACCCAGCTGCGCAGCATTTCTGCACAGGTGGCGGTAGCCGTCGTGGAGCAGGCTCAGCGTGAAGGTTTGGCCCAGCGGGAGCTGGATAACCCGATCCAGCAGGTTTATGAGGCGATGTGGCAGCCCGTCTATCCCGAGATCGAGGTCGTCTGA
- the fabI gene encoding enoyl-ACP reductase FabI, whose translation MGILEGKKILVTGVTLNTSIAYAVAQIAQREGAEIVVSNFGRGMSLTRRVVKKLDPVPEVLDLNVTDAEQLAALPGQLRDLGFDHLDGVVHSIAYAHPERALGGAFLSTEWDDVAMAVQTSAYSMKSLTMAVRDLLGAGSSIVGLTFDATISWPSYDWMGVAKAALESTNRYLARYLGPDGIRSNLVAAGPVDTIAKKAIPGSTSFNDIWDERAPLGWTASDATPVGKAVVALLSDWFPATTGTMIYVDGGLHSTGA comes from the coding sequence ATGGGCATTCTCGAAGGCAAGAAGATCCTGGTCACCGGTGTCACGCTGAACACCTCCATCGCGTACGCGGTGGCCCAGATCGCGCAGCGAGAGGGCGCCGAGATCGTGGTGTCGAACTTCGGACGCGGCATGAGCCTGACACGTCGCGTGGTCAAGAAGCTTGATCCGGTGCCCGAGGTGCTCGATCTCAACGTGACCGATGCCGAGCAGCTCGCGGCGCTGCCCGGTCAGCTGCGTGACCTCGGATTCGACCACCTCGACGGTGTCGTCCACTCGATCGCCTACGCTCACCCGGAACGTGCGCTCGGTGGTGCCTTTCTGAGCACCGAATGGGACGATGTCGCGATGGCCGTGCAGACCTCGGCGTATTCGATGAAGAGCCTGACGATGGCGGTCCGCGACCTGCTCGGTGCTGGATCGTCGATCGTCGGCCTGACCTTCGACGCGACCATCAGCTGGCCGTCCTACGACTGGATGGGCGTGGCGAAGGCGGCACTCGAGTCGACCAACCGGTATCTGGCCCGCTACCTCGGCCCCGACGGCATCCGCTCGAATCTGGTCGCGGCCGGACCGGTCGACACCATCGCCAAGAAGGCGATCCCCGGTTCCACGTCGTTCAACGATATCTGGGACGAGCGCGCGCCGCTCGGCTGGACCGCCTCGGACGCCACCCCGGTTGGCAAGGCCGTCGTCGCCCTGTTGAGCGACTGGTTCCCGGCCACCACCGGCACCATGATCTACGTGGACGGCGGCCTGCACTCCACCGGAGCGTAG
- a CDS encoding type II toxin-antitoxin system prevent-host-death family antitoxin produces the protein MSLPGDISQRDLRMHSREIMDAVEQGEAFTVTRDGRKIAELIPLRNRRRFVPTGEFLALGHNLGTIDEDDFRESLDDVTDPYQDDPYER, from the coding sequence ATGAGCTTGCCAGGCGATATTAGTCAGCGCGACTTGAGGATGCACTCGCGTGAAATAATGGATGCTGTCGAGCAGGGTGAAGCCTTTACGGTGACACGCGATGGCAGAAAAATCGCAGAGCTGATTCCCTTGCGCAACCGTCGGCGCTTCGTGCCTACCGGCGAGTTTCTGGCGCTGGGGCACAATTTAGGGACCATCGACGAAGATGATTTTCGCGAGAGCTTGGACGACGTGACCGACCCTTACCAGGATGACCCTTATGAGCGATAA
- a CDS encoding bile acid:sodium symporter family protein yields MVAIIAAAVIATVLPARGAGVEVVDWASKITIAILFFLYGVRLKPSETITGLKHWRLHTVILTFTFIAFPIIGMALRVLVPGVISEDIYRGLLYICLLPSTVQSSINFTSIAKGNVAAAIISASMSNLLGVFITPLLAIALMSTTGLHLDPASILDIAIQILLPFVLGQLSRRWTADFVTSHPKLKYFDQISIVLVVYRAFGQGVRDGLWQRTGIGDIAVILLAVAVILPLMLWLTWKVAGWLHFDRRDQIAIQFCGTKKSLATGVPMASVMFPAAQVGMIVLPLMIFHQAQLMVCSSLASKYSRKPEEWLDETNR; encoded by the coding sequence ATGGTCGCCATCATCGCCGCTGCAGTGATCGCAACCGTGCTGCCGGCCCGCGGAGCCGGCGTCGAGGTGGTGGACTGGGCGTCCAAGATCACCATCGCGATTCTGTTCTTCCTCTACGGCGTACGGCTGAAGCCGAGTGAAACCATCACCGGGCTCAAGCACTGGCGGTTGCACACGGTGATTCTGACCTTCACCTTCATTGCTTTCCCCATCATCGGGATGGCGTTGCGGGTGCTGGTGCCCGGGGTGATCAGCGAGGATATCTACCGCGGTCTGCTTTACATCTGTCTGCTGCCGTCGACGGTGCAGTCCTCGATCAACTTCACGTCGATCGCCAAGGGCAATGTGGCGGCGGCGATCATCAGTGCTTCGATGTCGAACCTGCTGGGTGTCTTCATCACTCCGCTGCTAGCCATCGCGCTGATGAGCACCACAGGATTGCATCTGGACCCGGCGTCGATTCTCGATATCGCGATCCAGATTCTGCTGCCGTTCGTTCTCGGGCAGCTTTCCCGGAGGTGGACCGCCGACTTCGTCACTTCGCACCCGAAGCTGAAGTACTTCGACCAGATCTCCATCGTGCTGGTCGTATACCGGGCGTTCGGCCAGGGCGTACGCGACGGACTGTGGCAGCGTACCGGCATCGGTGATATCGCGGTGATCCTGCTGGCGGTCGCGGTGATCTTGCCGCTGATGCTTTGGCTGACGTGGAAGGTGGCGGGCTGGCTCCATTTCGATCGCCGCGACCAGATCGCCATCCAGTTCTGCGGCACCAAGAAATCGCTCGCGACCGGTGTGCCGATGGCCTCCGTGATGTTCCCCGCCGCCCAGGTCGGCATGATCGTGCTGCCGTTGATGATCTTTCATCAGGCCCAACTCATGGTGTGCAGTTCGCTGGCCAGCAAATACTCCCGCAAGCCCGAAGAGTGGTTGGACGAGACGAACCGCTAG
- a CDS encoding ABC transporter ATP-binding protein — translation MVAVAELAGVSVRRGTALLLQDVNFKVEEGDRWVVIGPNGAGKTTMLSLLSTQMHPTTGVVEILGEYMGAVDVFELRPRIGVASSSIAHRIPNREKVTDVVVSASYGVMGRWREAYEQMDYARAKQLMQIMHVDDLGDRTYGTLSEGERKRVEIARALMTDPELLLLDEPGGGLDLRGREILVKILSELCHDPDAPTMVLVTHHVEEIPDGITHAMLMAHGGVVAAGPIDDVLTDDLLTRTFDMPLHITKTDGRWTARAA, via the coding sequence ATGGTTGCAGTAGCCGAATTGGCCGGAGTCAGCGTGCGGCGCGGGACCGCTCTTCTGCTACAAGATGTGAACTTCAAGGTTGAAGAAGGCGACCGGTGGGTGGTGATCGGACCGAACGGTGCCGGCAAGACCACCATGTTGTCGCTACTCAGCACACAGATGCATCCCACCACCGGCGTCGTCGAAATCCTCGGCGAATACATGGGCGCGGTCGACGTGTTCGAGTTGCGTCCGCGCATCGGCGTTGCGTCCTCGTCGATCGCCCACCGCATCCCCAACCGCGAGAAGGTCACCGACGTGGTGGTTTCCGCGTCCTATGGCGTGATGGGACGCTGGCGCGAGGCCTACGAGCAGATGGACTACGCCCGGGCGAAGCAGCTCATGCAGATCATGCACGTGGACGACCTGGGCGATCGCACCTATGGAACGCTGTCTGAGGGCGAGCGCAAACGCGTCGAGATCGCCCGTGCGCTGATGACCGATCCGGAACTCTTGCTGCTCGATGAGCCCGGTGGTGGTCTCGACCTGCGCGGACGCGAGATACTGGTCAAGATTCTCTCCGAGTTGTGCCACGATCCAGATGCCCCGACCATGGTGTTGGTCACGCACCACGTCGAGGAGATCCCCGACGGCATCACTCATGCGATGCTGATGGCTCACGGCGGCGTGGTGGCTGCGGGCCCGATCGACGACGTTCTCACCGATGACCTGCTGACCCGGACATTCGATATGCCGCTGCACATCACCAAGACCGATGGACGCTGGACCGCCCGCGCCGCCTAG
- a CDS encoding RNA methyltransferase, with protein MANLISITDPGDHRLDDYVRLRETSLRKKLETEGGLFIAEGAKIIRRAVEAGFRPRSFMLAERWLEGLSDLLDATDAPVYVVTEELAEQVTGFHVHRGALASMHRNVALQMDDLLGADRLVVCEDIVDHTNVGAIIRSAAGLGWDGVLLAPRAADPLYRRAIKTSMGTVFDLPWARMTNWASGLEELQRAGFEIVAMALGDDTVSLRDYSAALRASPRKIALLMGTEGDGLSAHWLRQADAVVRIEMHHGVDSLNVAAAAAVACYELAAGRGDQR; from the coding sequence GTGGCCAACCTCATTTCGATCACCGACCCCGGCGACCACCGTCTCGACGATTATGTCCGGCTACGTGAGACGAGCTTGCGCAAGAAGCTGGAGACCGAGGGTGGCCTGTTCATCGCCGAAGGCGCCAAGATCATCCGCCGCGCCGTCGAGGCAGGCTTCCGGCCACGATCTTTCATGCTTGCCGAACGCTGGCTCGAAGGGCTGTCCGACCTGTTGGACGCCACGGATGCGCCGGTATACGTGGTGACCGAAGAGTTGGCCGAGCAGGTGACCGGGTTTCATGTGCACCGCGGGGCGTTGGCGTCCATGCATCGCAATGTCGCCCTGCAGATGGACGATCTGCTGGGCGCCGACCGGCTCGTGGTGTGCGAGGACATCGTCGATCACACCAACGTCGGTGCGATCATCCGTAGCGCTGCGGGCCTGGGATGGGACGGCGTGCTGCTCGCCCCACGGGCGGCCGATCCGCTCTATCGACGCGCCATCAAGACGTCAATGGGGACCGTTTTCGACCTGCCCTGGGCGCGGATGACCAACTGGGCGTCCGGCTTGGAAGAACTACAGCGGGCAGGTTTCGAGATCGTGGCCATGGCGTTGGGCGACGATACCGTCAGCCTGCGCGACTACTCGGCAGCCCTTCGGGCAAGCCCGCGCAAGATCGCGCTGCTGATGGGTACCGAGGGTGACGGGCTCAGCGCCCACTGGCTACGACAGGCGGACGCCGTGGTGCGCATCGAGATGCACCACGGCGTCGACTCGCTCAATGTTGCGGCAGCTGCGGCGGTCGCCTGCTACGAACTCGCGGCCGGGCGCGGAGACCAACGGTGA
- a CDS encoding DUF456 domain-containing protein encodes MDIAITVITGALVLVGALGTIFPILPGSILVIIGLLVWAIAIGGPVGWTVFALGLVSCGIGMASSYFLTGKRLKARSIPNRSILIGAVVGVIGAFVIPVIGLFVGFVAGLFGSEWYRLREPKQAWDASVVAMKSVGLGMLIEFGCAGLAIACWVVGIFLHF; translated from the coding sequence ATGGACATTGCCATCACCGTCATCACCGGCGCCCTCGTGCTGGTGGGCGCGCTCGGGACCATCTTCCCGATCCTGCCCGGCAGCATCTTGGTGATCATCGGCCTTCTGGTCTGGGCGATCGCTATCGGTGGCCCGGTCGGGTGGACCGTCTTCGCGCTCGGGCTGGTGTCATGCGGGATAGGGATGGCCTCGTCCTATTTCCTGACCGGCAAGCGCTTGAAAGCACGGAGCATTCCCAACCGGTCCATCCTGATCGGTGCCGTGGTCGGCGTGATCGGTGCCTTCGTGATCCCGGTGATCGGCCTGTTCGTGGGTTTCGTGGCAGGTCTGTTCGGCAGCGAATGGTATCGGCTGCGCGAACCGAAGCAGGCCTGGGACGCCTCGGTGGTCGCCATGAAATCTGTGGGCCTGGGCATGCTGATCGAATTCGGTTGTGCCGGGCTGGCGATCGCCTGCTGGGTCGTCGGGATCTTCCTGCATTTTTGA
- a CDS encoding beta-ketoacyl-ACP reductase translates to MSQTANTSDGRVAVITGAGRGIGAAIAELLRDAGYRVASFDISDAAPDGVLGVACDVTDTASVDEAFKKVESELGPVEILVANAGITRDTLLMRMSDEDWEKVLDVNLTGAYRVVRRAVRGMVKQRFGRIVATSSVVALLGSAGQVNYASTKAGLIGMARSVAREVGSRGITFNVVAPGFIQTAMTDVLDDATQKSYAERIPVGRMGTIADVAHAVKFLVEDESGYITGAVIPVDGGLGMGH, encoded by the coding sequence GTGAGCCAAACTGCCAATACTTCAGACGGCCGCGTAGCCGTCATCACCGGAGCCGGACGAGGAATCGGCGCAGCGATTGCCGAACTGTTGCGTGACGCCGGCTATCGGGTCGCAAGCTTTGATATTTCGGACGCAGCCCCCGACGGTGTTCTGGGGGTGGCCTGCGACGTCACCGACACCGCTTCTGTCGACGAGGCCTTCAAGAAGGTCGAATCCGAACTCGGCCCGGTCGAGATCCTGGTCGCCAACGCCGGCATCACCCGCGACACGCTGCTGATGCGGATGAGCGACGAGGACTGGGAGAAAGTTCTCGACGTCAACCTGACGGGTGCCTACCGGGTCGTCCGCCGGGCGGTGCGCGGCATGGTCAAGCAGCGCTTCGGACGCATCGTCGCCACCAGCTCGGTGGTGGCCCTGCTGGGTTCTGCCGGGCAGGTGAACTATGCGTCCACCAAGGCCGGCCTGATCGGCATGGCCCGCAGCGTCGCCCGCGAGGTCGGCAGCCGCGGCATCACCTTCAACGTCGTCGCACCCGGATTCATCCAGACCGCGATGACCGACGTGCTCGACGACGCCACCCAGAAGTCGTACGCGGAGCGCATTCCGGTGGGCCGGATGGGCACCATCGCCGACGTTGCGCACGCCGTGAAGTTCCTGGTCGAAGACGAGTCGGGCTACATCACCGGGGCAGTGATCCCGGTCGATGGCGGCCTGGGAATGGGGCACTGA
- a CDS encoding type II toxin-antitoxin system VapC family toxin: MSDKPARLPQGLLDTNILIHWSRLSPDQLPLSTAISAVTLAELAAAIHADLTLNERAKRLDVLQRAESIFDPLPFDAPAARAYGRVTAAVRAAGRSPRARVADQMIAAVAASHDLPLFTTNAADFLGLERIITVVAVERPK, encoded by the coding sequence ATGAGCGATAAGCCCGCTCGCTTGCCTCAGGGCCTGCTGGACACCAACATCCTTATTCATTGGAGTCGGCTGTCACCGGACCAGCTACCGTTGTCGACTGCGATTTCGGCTGTCACCCTGGCGGAATTGGCGGCGGCCATTCATGCGGATCTAACGTTGAACGAACGCGCCAAGCGCCTGGACGTTTTGCAACGGGCCGAGAGCATCTTCGATCCCTTGCCGTTCGATGCACCGGCTGCCCGAGCCTACGGCCGCGTCACGGCGGCCGTCCGCGCCGCGGGACGCTCGCCCCGCGCCCGCGTGGCGGATCAGATGATTGCTGCGGTGGCTGCCAGCCATGATCTGCCGCTGTTCACGACCAATGCAGCCGACTTTCTGGGGTTGGAGAGAATCATCACGGTCGTGGCGGTTGAGCGTCCAAAATGA
- a CDS encoding tyrosine recombinase XerC: protein MGAETRVDMHQAGQRSLAAASDDPSKRTAPEIPPALQDGFDAFADHLRLQLNRSDHTVRAYHGDLEQLGHWLAEAGIDRFDQVQLPDLRSWLADQQSHGLAAASLQRRSGAARVFFRWARRQGLVDEDPASGLKSPKVPKRLPETLTQADVRELMDAIVAAAADDASPAGVRNVAILEVLYGSGIRVSELCGLDLGDFDRARSVIRVLGKGNKQRSVPLGDPADRAVDAWLGRRAEWATADSGQAAFLGRQGGRLDPRVARRIVHQAMHAIPQAPDIGPHGLRHAMATHLLEGGADLRSVQEMLGHASLATTQIYTHVSNERLRQAFRQAHPRA from the coding sequence ATGGGCGCCGAGACGCGGGTTGACATGCATCAGGCGGGTCAGCGTTCGCTTGCTGCCGCCTCGGATGACCCTTCGAAGCGCACTGCGCCCGAGATTCCACCCGCCCTACAGGATGGGTTCGATGCGTTCGCCGATCATCTACGGCTGCAGTTGAACCGCTCGGATCACACCGTCCGGGCCTACCACGGCGACTTGGAGCAGCTGGGGCATTGGCTCGCCGAGGCCGGAATCGACAGGTTCGATCAGGTGCAGCTTCCCGATCTGCGTTCCTGGCTTGCCGACCAGCAAAGCCATGGGCTGGCAGCGGCCAGTCTGCAGCGCCGAAGCGGCGCGGCACGGGTCTTCTTCCGCTGGGCCAGGCGCCAGGGTCTCGTCGATGAGGATCCTGCCTCCGGTCTGAAATCACCGAAAGTACCCAAACGTCTGCCGGAGACATTGACTCAGGCCGACGTGCGCGAACTGATGGACGCCATCGTTGCTGCTGCCGCAGACGATGCGTCCCCGGCCGGCGTCCGCAACGTGGCGATTCTCGAGGTGCTCTACGGATCGGGAATCCGGGTTTCGGAGCTGTGCGGTCTCGACCTGGGCGATTTCGATCGTGCTCGCAGCGTGATTCGCGTGCTCGGCAAGGGCAACAAACAGCGCAGTGTGCCGCTCGGCGATCCCGCCGACAGGGCAGTGGACGCCTGGCTAGGCCGTCGTGCCGAATGGGCGACCGCTGATTCAGGGCAGGCAGCCTTTCTCGGCCGCCAGGGCGGACGCCTCGATCCCCGAGTGGCCCGCCGGATCGTCCATCAGGCGATGCATGCCATTCCGCAGGCCCCCGACATCGGACCCCACGGGCTTCGGCACGCGATGGCCACTCATCTGCTCGAGGGCGGGGCGGACCTGCGGAGCGTCCAGGAAATGCTCGGCCACGCTTCGCTGGCGACCACCCAGATCTATACCCATGTCAGCAACGAGAGGCTGCGGCAAGCCTTCCGGCAGGCCCATCCGCGCGCCTGA
- a CDS encoding peptidoglycan DD-metalloendopeptidase family protein codes for MRAPATGRPAGVPAIGYTAGKSSTGRSPLIVLMLTLAGWLVVGPGVMLAVAEGSDRVKPLPGEVLREFQVGEQNWLPGHRGVDLAGQAGDPVKAAATGAVSWVGVIDGVPMLTVQHPDGLRTTYQPVEATVQTGQQVAVGQQIGVLSDGHCADQACLHWGVRDGDSYLDPLVWLGSGSDAEIRLLPRSAVPRQQPPPGAFEAAEVLPLTGDMPVPGPLTSEFGSRVNPISGLVEYHDGIDIGAACGTPVQVQRPGTVIFAGVAGGYGNRIEIDHGVIGGVSVQTSYSHLSAIGVAMGQHVDAGAVVGQVGTTGYSTGCHLHYSGVINGALVDPRTIGG; via the coding sequence GTGCGTGCCCCTGCAACCGGACGCCCAGCAGGCGTGCCCGCAATCGGATACACGGCAGGTAAGTCTTCGACCGGACGCTCACCGCTCATCGTCCTGATGCTCACGCTGGCCGGCTGGCTGGTGGTCGGGCCGGGCGTGATGCTCGCTGTCGCCGAGGGCTCCGACCGCGTCAAACCGCTACCGGGTGAGGTGCTGCGGGAGTTTCAGGTGGGAGAACAGAACTGGCTGCCCGGCCATCGCGGAGTCGATCTGGCGGGCCAGGCCGGTGATCCGGTCAAGGCAGCGGCAACCGGAGCGGTCAGCTGGGTGGGCGTGATCGACGGCGTTCCGATGCTGACCGTTCAGCACCCCGACGGGTTGCGTACTACCTACCAGCCGGTAGAGGCGACGGTGCAGACCGGGCAGCAGGTGGCGGTCGGCCAGCAAATCGGGGTGTTGTCGGATGGTCACTGCGCCGACCAGGCCTGCCTGCACTGGGGGGTGCGTGACGGCGACAGCTATCTGGACCCCTTGGTGTGGCTGGGTAGCGGCAGCGATGCCGAGATCAGGTTGCTCCCCCGCTCGGCGGTTCCTCGGCAGCAGCCGCCGCCCGGGGCGTTCGAAGCAGCCGAGGTTCTGCCGTTGACCGGTGACATGCCGGTGCCGGGTCCTCTGACTTCGGAGTTCGGGTCACGGGTGAATCCGATCAGCGGCCTGGTCGAATACCACGACGGGATCGACATCGGCGCGGCCTGCGGCACTCCCGTGCAGGTACAGCGTCCGGGAACCGTGATCTTCGCCGGCGTCGCGGGCGGCTACGGCAATCGCATCGAGATCGATCATGGGGTAATCGGAGGTGTCAGCGTGCAGACCTCGTATTCACATCTGTCCGCGATCGGTGTCGCTATGGGGCAACACGTCGATGCCGGTGCGGTCGTGGGCCAGGTGGGCACTACCGGCTACTCGACGGGGTGTCATCTGCATTATTCCGGCGTCATCAACGGCGCTCTCGTCGACCCTCGAACGATCGGAGGCTGA
- the def gene encoding peptide deformylase: MPTPREWAAKGKVLRVTRWTEPVMRNPTRPVTEFNDELRQLAADMFTTMAAADGVGLAAPQVDVDLAMFVFYCPDEDDHLHWGVVCNPVVTLPEGKKRRLDSTEEGCLSWPGAYQPLARPDFAICEGQDENGEPIRIEGTGLLARCLQHETDHLSGTVFGDRLSKRSRKLLNEQHDSMAALYPDDWPVSHKLSPADL, from the coding sequence ATGCCGACTCCCCGGGAATGGGCTGCCAAAGGCAAGGTCTTACGCGTGACTCGTTGGACCGAACCGGTGATGAGAAACCCGACCCGGCCGGTGACCGAATTCAATGACGAGCTGCGTCAGCTCGCCGCCGACATGTTCACCACCATGGCGGCCGCCGACGGTGTCGGCCTCGCGGCACCGCAGGTCGACGTCGATCTGGCGATGTTCGTCTTCTACTGTCCCGATGAGGACGACCATCTGCACTGGGGTGTTGTCTGCAACCCGGTGGTCACGCTTCCGGAGGGCAAGAAGCGCCGTCTCGACTCCACAGAAGAGGGCTGCCTGTCGTGGCCCGGCGCCTACCAGCCGCTGGCACGACCGGATTTCGCGATATGCGAGGGCCAGGATGAGAACGGCGAGCCGATCCGCATCGAGGGCACCGGGCTATTGGCGCGCTGCCTGCAACATGAGACCGATCACCTGTCCGGCACCGTGTTCGGCGACCGGTTGTCGAAGCGTTCCCGCAAGCTGCTCAATGAACAGCACGATTCGATGGCGGCGCTCTACCCCGACGACTGGCCCGTCAGCCACAAGCTGTCGCCCGCCGATCTGTAA